One window of Cellulomonas shaoxiangyii genomic DNA carries:
- a CDS encoding glycoside hydrolase family 15 protein: MTTPPAPARLLPGQSPIGDYAVIGDGHTAALVSLHGSVDWLCLPRFDSDACFAALLGTPDHGRWLLTVPDATEVTRRWRGDSFVLETTYRSPSGTAVVTDAMPLGDGRADLVRRVVCTQGEVVVAHEWTVRLGYGSVEPWVRHERDPEGNDTIRALAGPDSLVLRGDRLPHAVDRHHRDEVVLAAGEHLELALTWIPSWAEVPPRLTIEDRVDSTAIAWGLWARDCAYAGPYREAVVRSLLVLRMLTDATTGGIVAAATTSLPESPGGARNWDYRFCWLRDAALTLEALIEQGFREEATEWRDWLMRAVAGDPRDLQIMYRLDGSRRLPELTLDHLPGYAGSRPVRVGNAAVGQVQHDVLGEVMSALATARVAGLAETDDSWSLQCHLVEALVADWREPDRGIWEVRGEPRHFTHSKVMAWAAVDRAVRAAETHGLDAPLERWRATRDEIHAEVLEHGWSAELGTFVQHYGARHTDASLLQLPQVGFLPAQDPRVLATIAAVRAELEVAPGLVLRYRTDRTDDGLAGAEAPFLACSFWLADALARADDLAGATAVLDALVPLGGELGLLAEQYDPATGRMLGNVPQALSHLALVRAAHSHDLAQRRAAGRRAEPATAGREDAT, encoded by the coding sequence ATGACCACCCCGCCCGCCCCGGCCCGCCTGCTGCCCGGTCAGTCCCCCATCGGTGACTACGCGGTCATCGGCGACGGCCACACCGCCGCGCTCGTGTCCCTGCACGGGTCGGTCGACTGGTTGTGCCTGCCGCGCTTCGACTCCGACGCCTGCTTCGCCGCGCTGCTCGGCACGCCCGATCACGGGCGGTGGTTGCTCACGGTGCCCGACGCGACCGAGGTGACCCGACGCTGGCGCGGCGACTCGTTCGTGCTCGAGACGACCTACCGCTCCCCCTCGGGCACGGCCGTGGTGACGGACGCGATGCCGCTCGGCGACGGTCGCGCCGACCTCGTCCGTCGCGTGGTGTGCACGCAGGGCGAGGTCGTGGTCGCGCACGAGTGGACCGTCCGCCTCGGCTACGGGTCCGTGGAGCCCTGGGTCCGGCACGAGCGGGACCCCGAGGGCAACGACACGATCCGGGCGCTCGCGGGGCCCGACTCGCTCGTCCTGCGTGGCGACCGGCTCCCCCACGCGGTCGACCGGCACCACCGCGACGAGGTCGTGCTGGCCGCCGGGGAGCACCTCGAGCTGGCGCTCACCTGGATCCCGTCGTGGGCGGAGGTCCCGCCGCGGCTGACGATCGAGGACCGCGTCGACTCCACGGCCATCGCCTGGGGCCTGTGGGCGCGCGACTGCGCCTACGCCGGCCCGTACCGGGAGGCGGTCGTCCGCTCGCTCCTGGTCCTGCGGATGCTCACCGACGCGACGACGGGCGGCATCGTGGCCGCGGCCACGACGTCCCTCCCGGAGTCCCCCGGCGGCGCACGGAACTGGGACTACCGGTTCTGCTGGCTCCGCGACGCGGCGCTCACGCTCGAGGCGCTGATCGAGCAGGGGTTCCGGGAGGAGGCGACGGAGTGGCGCGACTGGCTCATGCGCGCGGTCGCGGGAGACCCTCGCGACCTGCAGATCATGTACCGGCTCGACGGCAGTCGACGCCTGCCGGAGCTGACGCTCGACCACCTGCCCGGGTACGCGGGCTCACGGCCGGTGCGGGTCGGGAACGCCGCGGTCGGGCAGGTGCAGCACGACGTCCTGGGTGAGGTGATGAGCGCGCTCGCGACGGCGCGCGTGGCGGGCCTCGCGGAGACGGACGACTCGTGGTCGCTCCAGTGCCACCTCGTGGAGGCGCTGGTGGCCGACTGGAGGGAGCCCGACCGCGGCATCTGGGAGGTCCGCGGCGAGCCGCGCCACTTCACGCACTCGAAGGTCATGGCGTGGGCCGCGGTCGACCGTGCGGTGCGCGCGGCGGAGACCCACGGGCTGGACGCGCCCCTCGAGCGGTGGCGCGCCACGCGGGACGAGATCCACGCCGAGGTGCTCGAGCACGGGTGGTCCGCCGAGCTCGGGACGTTCGTTCAGCACTACGGCGCCCGGCACACCGACGCGTCGCTCCTGCAGCTCCCGCAGGTCGGCTTCCTGCCCGCACAGGACCCGCGCGTGCTCGCCACGATCGCCGCCGTGCGCGCCGAGCTCGAGGTCGCGCCGGGCCTCGTGCTGCGCTACCGCACGGACCGGACGGACGACGGGCTCGCGGGCGCCGAGGCGCCGTTCCTCGCGTGCTCGTTCTGGCTCGCCGACGCCCTCGCCCGCGCCGACGACCTCGCGGGCGCGACGGCCGTCCTCGACGCGCTCGTCCCGCTCGGGGGCGAGCTGGGCCTGCTGGCCGAGCAGTACGACCCGGCGACCGGCAGGATGCTCGGCAACGTCCCGCAGGCGCTGTCGCACCTCGCGCTCGTGCGGGCCGCGCACAGCCACGACCTCGCCCAGCGGCGCGCCGCGGGGCGGCGAGCGGAGCCGGCCACGGCCGGTCGGGAGGATGCGACGTGA
- the uvrA gene encoding excinuclease ABC subunit UvrA: MNDRLVVRGAREHNLRNVDLDLPRDALIAFTGLSGSGKSSLAFDTIFAEGQRRYVESLSAYARQFLGQMDKPDVDFIEGLSPAVSIDQKSTNRNPRSTVGTITEVYDYLRLLFARAGTQHCPVCGERVTAQTPQQIVDRLLELPDGTRYQVLAPVVRGRKGEYAELFRELQGKGFSRARVDGEVVQLATPPTLEKKLKHDIEVVVDRLVSREGVQRRLTDSVETALLLAGGLLVIELVDADADDPERERRFSEKRACPNDHVLTLDEIEPRTFSFNAPYGACPECTGIGSRLEVDPDLVIPDDELSLGQGAVAPWSQVSSEYFTRVLTALAQDMGFSMDTPWRALPKRAKDAVLHGENHEVKVRYRNRWGRERTYSTGFEGVLTFLERRHSETESEWSKEKYEAYMREVPCPVCKGARLKPEVLAVKVGGRSIAEVCDLPINEARTFLDQLELGERERAIAAQVLKEIQARLGFLLDVGLDYLSLMRPAGTLSGGEAQRIRLATQIGSGLVGVLYVLDEPSIGLHQRDNRRLIDTLTRLRDLGNTLIVVEHDEDTIRTADWIVDIGPGAGEHGGHVVHSGDLQGLLDSRESVTGAYLSGRRSIGTPATRRPVDPERVVTVVGAREHNLRGVDVSFPLGILTAVTGVSGSGKSTLVNSILYTVMANELNGARQVAGRHRRVTGLEHLDKVVHVDQGPIGRTPRSNPATYTGVWDHVRRLFAETSEAKVRGYTPGRFSFNVKGGRCEACSGDGTLKIEMNFLPDVYVPCEVCHGARYNRETLEVHFKGKTVADVLDMPIAEAAEFFAAVPAISRHLRTLVDVGLGYVRLGQPAPTLSGGEAQRVKLAAELQRRSTGRTVYVLDEPTTGLHFEDIRKLLGVLQTLVDKGNSVIVIEHNLDVIKNADWVIDMGPEGGNGGGTVVAEGTPEHVAGVEASHTGRFLADVLDAEREPVGASA, encoded by the coding sequence GTGAACGATCGCCTCGTGGTCCGCGGTGCCCGGGAGCACAACCTGCGCAACGTCGACCTCGACCTGCCCCGGGACGCCCTCATCGCGTTCACGGGTCTGTCGGGGTCAGGCAAGTCGTCGCTCGCCTTCGACACGATCTTCGCCGAGGGGCAGCGCCGCTACGTCGAGTCGCTGTCGGCGTACGCGCGCCAGTTCCTCGGGCAGATGGACAAGCCGGACGTCGACTTCATCGAGGGCCTCTCGCCCGCCGTGTCGATCGACCAGAAGTCGACCAACCGCAACCCGCGGTCGACCGTCGGCACGATCACCGAGGTGTACGACTACCTGCGCCTGCTGTTCGCGCGCGCCGGCACGCAGCACTGCCCGGTGTGCGGCGAGCGCGTGACGGCGCAGACGCCGCAGCAGATCGTCGACCGGCTCCTCGAGCTGCCCGACGGCACGCGCTACCAGGTGCTCGCGCCGGTCGTCCGGGGCCGCAAGGGGGAGTACGCCGAGCTGTTCCGCGAGCTGCAGGGCAAGGGCTTCTCGCGCGCCCGCGTCGACGGTGAGGTCGTCCAGCTCGCCACGCCGCCGACGCTGGAGAAGAAGCTCAAGCACGACATCGAGGTCGTGGTGGACCGCCTCGTCTCGCGCGAGGGGGTGCAGCGCCGGCTCACGGACTCCGTGGAGACCGCGCTGCTGCTCGCCGGCGGCCTGCTCGTCATCGAGCTCGTGGACGCCGACGCGGACGACCCGGAGCGCGAGCGCCGGTTCTCCGAGAAGCGGGCGTGCCCCAACGACCACGTGCTCACGCTCGACGAGATCGAGCCGCGGACGTTCTCGTTCAACGCGCCCTACGGCGCCTGCCCGGAGTGCACGGGCATCGGCTCGCGGCTCGAGGTCGACCCCGACCTCGTGATCCCCGACGACGAGCTCTCGCTCGGCCAGGGCGCCGTCGCGCCGTGGTCGCAGGTGTCGTCGGAGTACTTCACGCGGGTGCTGACGGCCCTCGCGCAGGACATGGGCTTCTCGATGGACACGCCCTGGCGTGCGCTGCCCAAGCGCGCGAAGGACGCGGTGCTGCACGGCGAGAACCACGAGGTCAAGGTCCGCTACCGCAACAGGTGGGGGCGCGAGCGGACCTACTCCACGGGCTTCGAAGGCGTCCTGACGTTCCTCGAGCGCCGCCACTCGGAGACCGAGTCCGAGTGGAGCAAGGAGAAGTACGAGGCCTACATGCGCGAGGTCCCGTGCCCGGTCTGCAAGGGCGCGCGACTCAAGCCCGAGGTGCTCGCCGTGAAGGTCGGCGGACGGTCCATCGCCGAGGTCTGCGACCTGCCGATCAACGAGGCGCGCACGTTCCTCGACCAGCTCGAGCTCGGCGAGCGCGAGCGTGCCATCGCGGCGCAGGTCCTCAAGGAGATCCAGGCACGCCTGGGCTTCCTCCTGGACGTCGGTCTGGACTACCTGTCGCTGATGCGGCCCGCGGGGACGCTGTCGGGCGGCGAGGCCCAGCGCATCCGGCTCGCGACGCAGATCGGGTCGGGGCTCGTCGGCGTGCTCTACGTCCTCGACGAGCCGTCGATCGGGCTGCACCAGCGCGACAACCGCCGGCTGATCGACACCCTGACGCGCCTGCGCGACCTCGGCAACACCCTCATCGTCGTCGAGCACGACGAGGACACCATCCGCACGGCCGACTGGATCGTCGACATCGGCCCCGGGGCGGGCGAGCACGGCGGGCACGTCGTGCACTCCGGCGACCTGCAGGGCCTGCTCGACTCGCGGGAGTCCGTGACCGGTGCGTACCTGTCGGGCCGGCGCTCGATCGGCACGCCGGCCACGCGCCGGCCGGTCGACCCCGAGCGCGTCGTCACGGTCGTCGGCGCCCGCGAGCACAACCTGCGCGGTGTCGACGTGTCGTTCCCGCTCGGCATCCTCACGGCCGTGACCGGGGTGTCCGGGTCGGGCAAGTCGACGCTCGTGAACTCGATCCTCTACACGGTGATGGCGAACGAGCTCAACGGCGCGCGCCAGGTCGCCGGCCGGCACCGGCGCGTCACCGGCCTCGAGCACCTGGACAAGGTCGTGCACGTCGACCAGGGGCCGATCGGCCGCACGCCGCGGTCCAACCCCGCGACGTACACGGGCGTGTGGGACCACGTCCGCCGCCTGTTCGCGGAGACGTCCGAGGCCAAGGTGCGCGGCTACACGCCCGGCCGGTTCTCGTTCAACGTCAAGGGCGGCCGGTGCGAGGCGTGCTCGGGCGACGGCACGCTCAAGATCGAGATGAACTTCCTGCCCGACGTCTACGTGCCGTGCGAGGTGTGCCACGGCGCGCGGTACAACCGCGAGACGCTCGAGGTGCACTTCAAGGGCAAGACGGTCGCGGACGTGCTCGACATGCCGATCGCCGAGGCGGCGGAGTTCTTCGCCGCCGTGCCGGCGATCTCCCGGCACCTGCGCACGCTCGTCGACGTGGGCCTGGGCTACGTCCGGCTCGGGCAGCCGGCGCCCACGCTGTCGGGCGGCGAGGCGCAGCGCGTCAAGCTGGCGGCCGAGCTGCAGCGACGCTCCACCGGTCGCACGGTGTACGTCCTCGACGAGCCGACCACGGGGCTGCACTTCGAGGACATCCGCAAGCTCCTCGGCGTGCTGCAGACCCTCGTCGACAAGGGGAACTCGGTCATCGTGATCGAGCACAACCTCGACGTCATCAAGAACGCCGACTGGGTCATCGACATGGGCCCCGAGGGCGGCAACGGCGGCGGGACGGTGGTGGCCGAGGGGACGCCCGAGCACGTCGCGGGCGTCGAGGCGAGCCACACGGGCCGGTTCCTCGCCGACGTGCTCGACGCGGAACGGGAGCCGGTCGGCGCCAGCGCGTGA
- a CDS encoding OsmC family protein has protein sequence MPPMHTYTVDLRWTGAGDAGTATYTSYGRDHELSAPGKHVLAGSSDPAFRGDPARWSPEELLVGALAQCHMLWFLHLAAQRGVVVAGYVDHPTGVMRVEAAGHGQFTEVVLRPQVRVLAGTTLPDGTPVSDPVLAEVHRAAHEHCFVARSVNFPVRREPAPLTRGAADA, from the coding sequence ATGCCGCCGATGCACACGTACACGGTCGACCTGCGGTGGACGGGCGCCGGCGACGCGGGCACCGCCACGTACACGTCGTACGGGCGCGACCACGAGCTGTCCGCCCCCGGCAAGCACGTGCTCGCCGGGTCGTCCGACCCGGCCTTCCGGGGCGACCCGGCACGCTGGTCGCCGGAGGAGCTGCTGGTGGGTGCCCTCGCGCAGTGCCACATGCTGTGGTTCCTGCACCTCGCGGCACAGCGCGGCGTCGTGGTCGCGGGCTACGTCGACCACCCGACGGGCGTCATGCGCGTCGAGGCGGCCGGGCACGGCCAGTTCACCGAGGTCGTGCTGCGGCCCCAGGTGCGCGTGCTGGCGGGGACGACGCTCCCCGACGGCACGCCCGTGTCCGACCCGGTTCTCGCCGAGGTCCACCGCGCGGCGCACGAGCACTGCTTCGTCGCGCGCTCGGTGAACTTCCCCGTGCGTCGGGAGCCCGCGCCGCTCACCCGCGGCGCCGCGGACGCCTGA
- the uvrC gene encoding excinuclease ABC subunit UvrC codes for MADPATYRPAPGEIPDAPGVYRFRDEHGRVIYVGKAKSLRNRLNSYFQHIAHLHPRTQQMVTTAASVQWTVVGTEVEALALEYSWIKEFDPRFNVKYRDDKSYPYLAVTMADEVPRVQVMRGAKRAGTRYFGPYAHAWAIRETVDLLLRVFPVRTCSAGVFRRARQQGRPCLLGYIDKCSAPCVGRISAEDHQQLARDFCDFMAGDTARFTRRLTQRMKEAAAELDFERAARLRDDVATLEKATERNAVVLPDGTDADLFAMAGDELEAAVQVFHVRGGRIRGQRGWVVEKVEDLDDAALVEHLLQQVYGGEDTAGGAATGAVPREVLVPVLPTNLEQMQTWLTGLRGSRVQVRVAQRGDKAELARTVLRNAEHALALHRTRRAGDLTTRSQALREIQEALDLPTAPLRIECYDVSHNQGTYQSASMVVFEDGLARKSEYRLFSVRGPDGQGARDDTAAMHEVITRRFRRYLAERSQLGDPDLGDGEEDDGPRSGEVDATTGRAARFAYPPNLVVVDGGPPQVAAAAAALAELGVDDVALCGLAKRLEEVWVPGEEYPVILQRSSEGLYMLQRVRDEAHRFAISAHRKRRSKGMTVSVLDDVPGLGPARKAALLRHFGSVKRLRAASAEEIATVPGMGARTAEAVVAALGGREPAPEAVPEQMTEPIAEQMTEPVTGPMTEPMTGPMPAQPTEPVHAAAPGGGSPEAHGPRTGILGA; via the coding sequence ATGGCCGATCCCGCCACCTACCGTCCCGCGCCGGGGGAGATCCCCGACGCCCCCGGGGTCTACCGCTTCCGCGACGAGCACGGCCGCGTCATCTACGTCGGCAAGGCCAAGAGCCTGCGCAACCGGCTGAACAGCTACTTCCAGCACATCGCGCACCTGCACCCGCGCACGCAGCAGATGGTGACGACGGCGGCGTCGGTGCAGTGGACCGTGGTCGGCACCGAGGTCGAGGCGCTCGCCCTCGAGTACTCCTGGATCAAGGAGTTCGACCCCCGGTTCAACGTCAAGTACCGCGACGACAAGTCGTACCCGTACCTCGCCGTCACGATGGCCGACGAGGTGCCGCGCGTGCAGGTCATGCGCGGCGCCAAGCGTGCGGGCACGCGGTACTTCGGGCCGTACGCGCACGCGTGGGCCATCCGCGAGACCGTCGACCTGCTGCTGCGCGTCTTCCCGGTCCGCACGTGCTCGGCCGGTGTGTTCAGGCGGGCGCGGCAGCAGGGGCGCCCCTGCCTGCTCGGCTACATCGACAAGTGCTCGGCGCCGTGCGTCGGGCGCATCTCGGCGGAGGACCACCAGCAGCTCGCGCGGGACTTCTGCGACTTCATGGCCGGTGACACGGCACGCTTCACGCGCCGGCTCACGCAGCGGATGAAGGAGGCGGCGGCCGAGCTCGACTTCGAGCGGGCGGCACGCCTGCGCGACGACGTGGCGACGCTCGAGAAGGCGACCGAGCGCAATGCGGTCGTGCTCCCGGACGGCACCGACGCCGACCTCTTCGCGATGGCCGGGGACGAGCTGGAGGCCGCCGTCCAGGTCTTCCACGTGCGGGGTGGCCGGATCCGCGGCCAGCGCGGCTGGGTCGTCGAGAAGGTCGAGGACCTCGACGACGCGGCGCTCGTGGAGCACCTCCTGCAGCAGGTGTACGGCGGCGAGGACACGGCCGGGGGCGCCGCGACGGGCGCCGTCCCGCGCGAGGTCCTCGTGCCGGTGCTGCCGACGAACCTCGAGCAGATGCAGACGTGGCTGACCGGCCTGCGCGGCAGCCGCGTGCAGGTCCGCGTCGCGCAGCGCGGCGACAAGGCGGAGCTCGCGCGCACCGTGCTGCGCAACGCCGAGCACGCGCTCGCGCTGCACCGCACCCGCCGCGCGGGCGACCTCACGACGCGCAGCCAGGCGCTGCGGGAGATCCAGGAGGCGCTCGACCTGCCCACCGCGCCGCTGCGGATCGAGTGCTACGACGTCTCGCACAACCAGGGCACGTACCAGTCGGCGTCCATGGTGGTCTTCGAGGACGGGCTCGCCCGCAAGAGCGAGTACCGGCTGTTCAGCGTGCGGGGCCCGGACGGCCAGGGCGCGCGGGACGACACCGCGGCGATGCACGAGGTCATCACGCGCCGCTTCCGGCGCTACCTCGCGGAGCGCTCGCAGCTGGGGGACCCGGACCTCGGTGACGGCGAGGAGGACGACGGCCCGCGCAGCGGCGAGGTCGACGCGACCACGGGGCGGGCGGCACGGTTCGCGTACCCGCCGAACCTGGTCGTCGTCGACGGCGGTCCGCCGCAGGTGGCCGCCGCCGCCGCGGCGCTGGCGGAGCTGGGCGTGGACGACGTCGCGCTGTGCGGACTGGCGAAGCGCCTGGAGGAGGTCTGGGTGCCGGGGGAGGAGTACCCCGTGATCCTCCAGCGCAGCTCCGAGGGCCTGTACATGCTGCAGCGGGTGCGCGACGAGGCGCACCGCTTCGCCATCTCGGCGCACCGCAAGCGGCGCAGCAAGGGCATGACGGTCTCCGTGCTCGACGACGTCCCCGGCCTCGGCCCGGCGCGCAAGGCCGCGCTGCTGCGCCACTTCGGGTCGGTGAAGCGCCTGCGGGCCGCGTCGGCGGAGGAGATCGCCACGGTGCCCGGCATGGGCGCGCGCACGGCGGAGGCCGTGGTGGCGGCGCTCGGGGGACGCGAGCCGGCGCCCGAGGCGGTACCGGAGCAGATGACGGAGCCGATCGCGGAGCAGATGACGGAGCCGGTGACGGGGCCGATGACGGAGCCGATGACGGGGCCGATGCCCGCGCAGCCGACGGAACCGGTGCACGCGGCGGCGCCCGGCGGCGGGTCCCCGGAGGCGCACGGCCCACGGACTGGCATCCTGGGCGCATGA
- the rapZ gene encoding RNase adapter RapZ: MSEPSPITVPSGIPALEAAAEAPILDRAQVLIITGMSGAGRTRAAAVLEDLGWYVVDNLPAQMLTHLVGMLTSGPVGSGARRLAAVIDVRGREYFAALTGVLEQLRGAGVEVRVLFLDSSDEVLVRRFDQVRRPHPLQGEGRILDGIALERSLVEELREQADVVIDTSELNVHDLAREVRAAVSSPGEDVLRVSILSFGFKYGLPLDADHVVDVRFLSNPYWITELRHLSGRDAPVRDYVLGLPGATTFVERYADALEPVLAGYLHEEKRYVTIAVGCTGGKHRSVAISEALGARLRERGHRVQVTARDLGKE; this comes from the coding sequence ATGAGCGAGCCGTCGCCCATCACCGTCCCCTCCGGCATCCCCGCGCTCGAGGCCGCGGCCGAGGCCCCGATCCTGGACCGGGCGCAGGTCCTGATCATCACCGGCATGTCCGGTGCCGGGCGCACCCGTGCCGCCGCGGTCCTCGAGGACCTCGGCTGGTACGTCGTCGACAACCTCCCCGCGCAGATGCTGACGCACCTCGTCGGGATGCTCACGAGCGGTCCCGTCGGGTCGGGCGCCCGGCGGCTCGCCGCCGTCATCGACGTCCGCGGCCGCGAGTACTTCGCCGCACTCACCGGCGTGCTCGAGCAGCTGCGCGGCGCCGGCGTCGAGGTGCGCGTGCTGTTCCTCGACTCGTCCGACGAGGTCCTCGTGCGCCGCTTCGACCAGGTGCGCCGCCCGCACCCGTTGCAGGGCGAGGGACGCATCCTCGACGGCATCGCGCTCGAGCGGTCCCTGGTCGAGGAGCTGCGCGAGCAGGCCGACGTCGTCATCGACACCTCGGAGCTCAACGTCCACGACCTCGCGCGCGAGGTCCGCGCGGCCGTGAGCAGCCCCGGCGAGGACGTGCTGCGGGTGTCGATCCTGTCGTTCGGCTTCAAGTACGGCCTGCCGCTCGACGCGGACCACGTCGTCGACGTGCGCTTCCTGTCGAACCCGTACTGGATCACCGAGCTGCGCCACCTCTCCGGGCGCGACGCGCCCGTGCGGGACTACGTGCTCGGGCTCCCCGGTGCCACCACGTTCGTCGAGCGGTACGCCGACGCGCTGGAACCCGTGCTGGCGGGGTACCTGCACGAGGAGAAGCGGTACGTCACCATCGCCGTCGGGTGCACCGGGGGCAAGCACCGCTCGGTCGCCATCAGCGAGGCGCTGGGCGCGCGCCTGCGCGAGCGCGGCCACCGGGTGCAGGTGACCGCCCGCGACCTGGGCAAGGAGTGA
- a CDS encoding gluconeogenesis factor YvcK family protein has translation MTETSPVRPHDPVRPAVVALGGGHGLSASLSALRLMTDRITAIVTVADDGGSSGRLREELDVLPPGDLRMALSALTDDSDWGRTWRDLLQHRFTSDGPLDRHSVGNLLIVALWEILGDAVEGLDLVGRLLGARGRVLPMASVPLRIEADVRRPGGAIDVVVGQSEVARTVDVIEQIRLDPPAPPACPEAVEAVRAADWVVLGPGSWYTSVLPHLLVPELRRALLETTARIVVILNLTPEEGETAGMRPGDHLDVLRAHAPELPLHAVVADPASVDDVSSLAVRCGELGAQLLVRQVSRGDQRAVHDPLRLAAALRDVVEGYLGDVGTRASG, from the coding sequence GTGACGGAGACGTCGCCGGTCCGGCCGCACGACCCCGTGCGGCCGGCCGTCGTGGCGCTCGGGGGCGGTCACGGGCTGTCCGCGTCGCTCTCCGCGCTGCGCCTCATGACCGACCGCATCACCGCCATCGTCACGGTCGCGGACGACGGCGGGTCGTCCGGGCGGCTGCGCGAGGAGCTCGACGTGCTGCCGCCGGGCGACCTGCGCATGGCGCTGTCCGCGCTGACCGACGACTCGGACTGGGGCCGCACGTGGCGGGACCTCCTGCAGCACCGGTTCACGTCGGACGGTCCCCTCGACCGGCACTCCGTCGGGAACCTGCTGATCGTCGCGCTGTGGGAGATCCTCGGGGACGCGGTGGAGGGCCTGGACCTGGTGGGCCGGCTCCTCGGCGCGCGCGGGCGGGTCCTGCCGATGGCGTCGGTGCCGCTGCGCATCGAGGCGGACGTGCGGCGCCCGGGCGGTGCGATCGACGTCGTGGTGGGGCAGAGCGAGGTGGCGCGCACGGTCGACGTCATCGAGCAGATCCGGCTGGACCCGCCCGCGCCGCCGGCGTGCCCGGAGGCCGTCGAGGCCGTGCGTGCGGCCGACTGGGTGGTCCTCGGCCCGGGCTCCTGGTACACGTCCGTGCTGCCCCACCTGCTGGTCCCGGAGCTGCGTCGGGCCCTGCTCGAGACGACGGCGCGCATCGTCGTGATCCTCAACCTCACGCCGGAGGAGGGGGAGACCGCCGGCATGCGTCCGGGTGACCACCTCGACGTGCTGCGGGCGCACGCGCCGGAGCTGCCGTTGCACGCCGTGGTCGCGGACCCGGCGTCGGTGGACGACGTGTCGAGCCTCGCGGTCCGGTGCGGCGAGCTCGGGGCGCAGCTCCTCGTGCGGCAGGTCAGCCGCGGCGACCAGCGGGCGGTGCACGACCCGCTGCGCCTGGCGGCCGCCCTGCGGGACGTCGTCGAGGGCTACCTGGGGGACGTGGGGACGCGTGCCTCCGGGTGA
- the whiA gene encoding DNA-binding protein WhiA — protein MALTAQVKDELARLKVDKISCRKAEISATLRFAGGLHIISGRIVIEAELDTGIAARRLRQAIAEVYGHESDIIVVSGGGLRRGSRYVVRVVKEGESLARQTGLLDNRGRPVRGLPPQVVSAGTGEAEAAWRGAFLAHGSLTEPGRSSALEVTCPGPEAALALVGAARRIGITAKARDVRGVDRVVIRDGDAIGAMLARLGAHDTMLLWEERRVRREVRGTANRLANFDDANLRRSARAAVAAGARVERAFEILGDDLPDHLRHAGELRLAHKEASLEELGKLADPPLTKDAVAGRIRRLLATADRRAVELGIPDTEAGLSPDLLDL, from the coding sequence ATGGCGTTGACGGCACAGGTGAAGGACGAGCTCGCCCGCCTCAAGGTGGACAAGATCTCGTGCCGCAAGGCGGAGATCTCCGCGACCCTCCGCTTCGCCGGTGGCCTCCACATCATCTCCGGGCGCATCGTCATCGAGGCGGAGCTCGACACGGGCATCGCCGCCCGTCGCCTGCGGCAGGCGATCGCGGAGGTCTACGGGCACGAGAGCGACATCATCGTGGTCTCCGGTGGCGGCCTGCGCCGCGGCAGCCGGTACGTCGTGCGCGTCGTGAAGGAGGGCGAGTCCCTCGCCCGCCAGACGGGTCTGCTCGACAACCGCGGTCGCCCGGTGCGAGGCCTGCCGCCGCAGGTCGTCTCGGCGGGCACGGGTGAGGCCGAGGCCGCGTGGCGGGGCGCCTTCCTGGCCCACGGCTCCCTGACCGAGCCCGGGCGGTCGTCGGCGCTCGAGGTGACGTGCCCCGGCCCCGAGGCGGCGCTCGCGCTCGTCGGCGCGGCCCGCCGCATCGGGATCACCGCGAAGGCCAGGGACGTGCGCGGGGTCGACCGCGTCGTGATCCGCGACGGCGACGCCATCGGCGCGATGCTGGCGCGTCTGGGTGCGCACGACACGATGCTGCTCTGGGAGGAGCGCCGCGTCCGGCGCGAGGTGCGCGGCACCGCCAACCGGCTGGCGAACTTCGACGACGCCAACCTGCGGCGCTCCGCACGGGCCGCCGTGGCGGCGGGCGCCCGCGTCGAGCGCGCGTTCGAGATCCTCGGCGACGACCTGCCCGACCACCTGCGGCACGCGGGCGAGCTGCGGCTCGCGCACAAGGAGGCGTCGCTGGAGGAGCTGGGCAAGCTCGCGGACCCGCCCCTGACCAAGGACGCGGTCGCCGGTCGCATCCGACGCCTCCTCGCGACGGCCGACCGCCGGGCCGTGGAGCTCGGCATCCCCGACACCGAGGCCGGCCTCAGCCCCGACCTGCTCGACCTCTGA